One genomic window of Deinococcus peraridilitoris DSM 19664 includes the following:
- a CDS encoding DUF305 domain-containing protein translates to MRGMMTKPMGAWTMQDMMQMMHGSGMHAGGLANVSGREFDPAVARQMIQHHRDVIAPSEQLAGSAQDPKVRAWAVGIVKSQRTEIQQLRELPEALDASTNAGQTG, encoded by the coding sequence ATGCGCGGCATGATGACCAAGCCGATGGGCGCGTGGACCATGCAGGACATGATGCAGATGATGCACGGCTCCGGCATGCACGCCGGTGGACTGGCGAACGTGTCAGGGCGGGAATTTGACCCGGCGGTCGCACGGCAAATGATTCAGCATCACCGGGACGTCATCGCGCCCAGCGAGCAACTCGCCGGCAGCGCGCAGGACCCGAAAGTGCGCGCGTGGGCGGTGGGCATCGTGAAGTCACAACGCACGGAGATTCAGCAGTTACGCGAGCTGCCCGAAGCACTCGATGCAAGCACCAACGCCGGTCAGACGGGCTGA
- a CDS encoding DUF305 domain-containing protein — protein MGQMMDGQGNGVMDGPAPQGTQGGDPQRAYIERLIEYHANGLDMANLVVRKSNDARVLQIARNILVEQSREIIDMKAWLKRQ, from the coding sequence ATGGGCCAGATGATGGACGGGCAGGGGAATGGCGTCATGGACGGGCCAGCACCGCAGGGTACGCAGGGTGGTGACCCGCAACGCGCGTACATCGAGCGGCTGATCGAGTATCACGCGAACGGCCTGGACATGGCGAACCTCGTGGTGCGCAAATCGAATGACGCGCGCGTCCTGCAAATCGCGCGGAACATCCTGGTGGAGCAGTCCCGCGAAATCATCGACATGAAAGCCTGGCTGAAGCGCCAGTAA
- a CDS encoding sulfite exporter TauE/SafE family protein: MDQVSRWRRVPLAWWLASGLLVAVLLAWPSLHPQLRGAALWLYQQGSGLNALVATPLNSLRLTTTVPLLAPLLLGLMAATAPCQLSTGAAALAYVSRDSRSPLASAGAYLGARVVFYAVVGAFVMYALGGQFEAPGPVLLGVRKVLGPLTLIIGLVLLGWLRPRFEFGARLSARLENRARTLPGNGGAFALGLAFSFAFCPTLFLLFFGLTVPLALTSSLGFLYPAVFALGMTLPLLGFAAFLPGGNAQGQGRYLRAVRTWRRLATPIAGGVFLLAGLYDTFVYWLL, from the coding sequence TTGGATCAAGTAAGCCGCTGGAGGCGCGTCCCGTTGGCCTGGTGGCTGGCGAGTGGCCTGCTCGTCGCTGTGCTGCTGGCCTGGCCGTCCTTGCACCCGCAGTTGCGGGGCGCGGCGCTTTGGCTGTACCAGCAAGGCAGCGGCCTGAACGCGCTGGTGGCCACGCCCCTGAACAGCCTGCGCCTCACCACGACCGTGCCACTTCTCGCGCCACTGCTGCTGGGCTTGATGGCCGCCACCGCACCCTGCCAGCTCTCCACGGGCGCCGCGGCCCTCGCGTATGTCAGCCGTGACTCACGCAGCCCCCTCGCCAGTGCGGGCGCGTACCTGGGCGCGCGGGTGGTGTTCTACGCCGTGGTCGGGGCGTTCGTGATGTACGCCCTCGGTGGTCAGTTCGAAGCGCCCGGGCCTGTCCTGCTGGGCGTGCGGAAAGTCCTCGGGCCACTCACGCTGATCATCGGCCTGGTCCTGCTGGGCTGGTTGCGGCCCCGCTTCGAGTTCGGCGCGCGCCTGTCCGCCCGCCTGGAGAACCGCGCGCGGACCCTGCCGGGGAACGGTGGGGCGTTCGCGTTGGGCCTCGCGTTCAGCTTCGCGTTCTGCCCGACGCTGTTTCTGTTGTTTTTCGGGTTGACGGTGCCGCTCGCGCTGACTTCATCCCTGGGGTTTTTGTACCCCGCGGTGTTCGCGCTGGGCATGACACTCCCGCTGCTGGGCTTCGCGGCGTTCCTGCCCGGCGGGAACGCACAAGGGCAGGGCCGGTACCTGCGTGCCGTGCGCACCTGGCGCCGCCTCGCCACCCCGATTGCGGGCGGGGTGTTCCTGCTGGCCGGCCTGTACGACACGTTCGTGTACTGGCTGCTGTGA